The proteins below are encoded in one region of bacterium:
- the hisG gene encoding ATP phosphoribosyltransferase → MNKLKLGLPAGSLKNSTFEIFKNAGFKIHCPERSYFPSIDDEEIEAILIRAQEIPRYIEEEVLDMGLTGKDWITETKADVVEVAELIYAKEGLRPVRLVLAVPNNSPVKTVKDLEGKRIATELVEVTRQYLAKNNVRADVEFSWGATEVKPPKLVDAIAELTETGNSLRANNLRIVETILESTTRVIANKKAWKDTWKKQKIENIVTLLKGALRAEGMVGLKMNLPEKKLPEIINIISALKKPTISPLTEKGWIAIEIIINEHEVRELILKLKSAGAEGIVEYPLNKIIL, encoded by the coding sequence GTGAACAAATTAAAACTGGGCTTGCCTGCGGGGAGCCTGAAAAATTCCACATTTGAAATATTTAAGAACGCGGGGTTTAAAATACATTGTCCTGAACGGTCATACTTCCCATCTATTGACGATGAGGAAATTGAAGCGATTTTAATACGCGCGCAGGAAATCCCGAGATACATTGAAGAGGAAGTCCTTGATATGGGCTTGACAGGGAAAGACTGGATAACGGAAACCAAAGCCGATGTTGTTGAAGTGGCTGAATTAATTTACGCAAAAGAAGGGCTTCGTCCTGTCCGGCTTGTTCTGGCGGTCCCGAATAATTCACCTGTAAAAACTGTTAAAGACCTGGAGGGAAAACGGATCGCGACTGAACTTGTGGAAGTGACAAGACAATATCTTGCGAAAAATAATGTCAGGGCTGATGTTGAATTCTCATGGGGAGCGACAGAGGTAAAACCTCCAAAACTTGTTGACGCGATTGCGGAATTGACAGAAACAGGGAATTCCCTCAGGGCGAATAACTTAAGGATTGTTGAAACCATTCTTGAATCCACAACAAGGGTTATTGCGAATAAAAAGGCGTGGAAGGACACGTGGAAAAAACAAAAAATTGAAAATATTGTTACACTTCTTAAAGGGGCGCTCAGGGCGGAAGGAATGGTCGGGTTAAAAATGAACCTGCCGGAAAAAAAGCTCCCGGAAATAATTAATATAATCTCAGCTTTAAAAAAACCGACTATTTCGCCTTTAACTGAAAAAGGCTGGATCGCGATAGAGATTATCATTAATGAGCATGAAG